tttccatcctgaaaataaaacccgctcctctgtttgtcctccaccaggCACCGGAcactgtgactggctaccttcctcctggcttgagaagagctcctggctgcatgcctcctgggactccaggGTGTCTCCTCCCACCCAGGTATCCTCActctcgctttcctcctcctcctgctccccccccgctctgaagtgtccattgtggtccttggagtggaggtggggtcacccccaagtatcgcgtccagctctttgtaaaaacggcaggtcgtgggggcagcgctggagcggcggtttccctcgcgggctttgcagtaggcactccgcagctccttcactttaaccctgcactgcagcgcgtcccggtcatggcccctttccatcagggctggctttaggccagttcaaccaattcccctgaatcgggccccgcccctaagagggccccacacccaagccccagtacggcgtaccggcaaaaGCCAGTGCGCTGtgcggggtggcccggcttccccagggggcaatttaaagggcctgggctcccagcaggggcttccccagggctcccgcagctatttaaagggccggggcggtggaagcaggggagccccgggctgtttaaatagcccccgagccctgggctgctgctgctaccccggtgtgggagggaggaggaggaggcactcaccgtacagggtgggctgtaccccctgtacctgcacccctgcccgcaccagccccgtaccccctgccctgcccgcaccagcccttgcctgcagccagccccacacccccttccctgtctccagccagccaggggtgaaagtaacttacaggacttaccggtactgctggagtactgaaggggcatggcctcatccagaagaggcgtggtctcatccagaagaggcgtggcctctcaagatttaaaggccctggggcaccagctgtggctgggagaaccagagcctttaaatcaaccaggggctcccaggtGAAAAGGTGgctgcccccccctcccgccgGAGCTCAGGGgtaaattaaagggcccggggctctgggcaccaggaaccccgagctttgtggggcttgggcagggatttaaagggcccagagctcctgccactgaggggagctctgagccctttaaatcccggccccagcccggcagccagagccgtggccgggattcaaagggctctgcgctgcaggaccagtggacctcccgcagacacgccgccgaaggcagcctgcctgccaccctcaccgCGACCGGCAGGCGCCCCCCTTGGCTTGCCAcctcaggcacgtgcttggagcgctggtgcctggagccgccgctgcgaATGACCCAACTGCCCCAGAGCTTGGAAAGTGAGTGCACGCAGGTGGGCAACAGGAGAGACTCAGGGGGCAACGTGGACATGAACGTAGGCTGCTGCCCCTACGGAGGGGAAGGCTGGGCCCATGGGGAGGGCACTTGCTAGGCCTTAGGGGACCCAgggtcaattccctgctctgcagcAGCCTGCTGGAGTGATTTGGTCAGACTCTGTCCCAGAGCCACCAGAGGAGCTGAGGGGCCCCAGGCCCATGTTTAGGTACTGCTGGGCTATGGGCTATTCTGAGGTGGGTCTCGCTCTCGCTCCCCATCTCTCCcactgaagttgttccactttcaTTAATAGTTGAAGAATTAAGTGAATTGGGCCACACCACAAGCAAGACGCGCTCTATAGCCCTTAGCCAGGGCACACGCCTGCGAGGTGGTAGATCCCTCTTCGAACTCCTGCCCCACATCgggcagaggggggaattgaatCGGGGGCACCCCCCATCCGAGCTGAGTGCCCTGAGCCGTGGGCTAAAGGAGAGCTggctccccttcccctctgtgTTCTGTGGATAGTTCGTCAGCCCCTCAGCGCCCCCTATGGATTGGCCCTGCGCCAGTGAGGCCGGCAGCTGGCCACACAGCTGCTCTGGGCTGGTGGCTCACTTGGAAACAGGCGCCTCCCTGCGGGCTCAGGCCTGGCCGACGCTTCGAAGCTCGGCTGACACAGCCCCGGCGCTCAGGGGGTGAAAAATTCATGCCCCAGAGCAACccagttaagccgacctaactgCCAGCGTAGCCGGCTGCTGTCCTCATTCAGGGAGGGGCCGTTCGTGCAGTGAGGGAAACAGCACTGCCGGCCCCCCCGAAAGTGTCCACACCGTGGTGCTACGGAGCCACTGGGGCTCCGCCACCACAGCGCCCgcagtgtagccatggccctGGGCCCTGacctccaggagaggggtggggcttagcacacaGCCTTCTCCTCGGCATTTCCCATTGGCTGGCTGCTGCCTCGCTCGCTGGCTCTTGTTACTCCCATTCTCAGGCACCTCTCTCCCCCATCCATCAAGGGGGCAGCCCGGGCACCTGACTCAGGCCTCATGGATGACCTCGTCATTCCAGCGAATATCTAGGCCCTACAATGCTCAGCATCACCACCCCCCAGTGCTCCATGGagctgggcctcagttcccctctgTACACCGGGGCCAACagccctccctcagctcctgtccaGAGCGCAGCCTGTCCCAGCACCACCAGCGTGCTCTGCGGGGACAGGAGGGTTCTGAGCCGTGGCAGGGCAGAGCCTGTGCTGGCCCACAtgggctctctggggctgggctcctttCGTGTATGTGCTtctctggggtctgtacagcacctggcacaatggggtcctggcccttggctggggctcctgggtgctaccataatacaattCATAGCAGCCCCTCTTGATTGAAAGACCTCAGCCAATGTCTCTAAACCCAGACTTGGCATCTCTCCAGAGGGCTGGATCCTAACTGGCCTAAATCAGACACCTGCATGTGCAAATGGCCCAGATCCTGAGGGTCATTAACTCGGGATGATCCTCTGTTCTACTACAGACACCCTAGCCAATAGACTGGCTCCCAGGGGGttgtctggggagggggtggccTGGCCACGAAGGCACCTGCTCAAGGTCTGGGATCACcgggggaggctgaggcaggTGACAGCAGGGCTGGAAGGTTACAAAGGGCCAGGGCTGATCTATTTCGTGTCTTTGTACATTTTCACCAGCTAAAGAAgctccccagagctcccccacccccagttgctGCAGGATCCCAATGTGGTGAGGGGGACCCTGTGACCTGAACCCAGACAGACCCCGAAGGACTCCCAAGGGACAGGTGAGCTGGCGAGCGACACTGCGGTGGGGGATGGTTGTTTCCTTTATGATCTGGGCTGTGTTAAGTGAAGAGCAATGGGGTAGAACCCTGCACATGGTGTCTGTGCGCTCCATGCTACACTGACCACCCGGCCCCTGGAAGAGGGAACCCAGCCGGCCCACACCTCCAGGGGGAgttctgggagtggggggggttaAGCTACTGAGCTATATGGGGGTCAGTGCTGGGCCTAGGGCCTAAGGCAGGGGGGTCACGGGGCTCCATTTCTGTGAAGGGGTAACAGACAGAGCCAATGCCCAGGAAATGTGCCCCAGAGGCCACAGGAGACACCAGCGCTGCAGCCTGTGATACCCTGGGAAGTTCAGAGCACCTGTGGGGTTCAGTGTCTGGACCTCCATAGCGATCTGGTGAGTGGCCAGTGGTGGCAGCCCGACCAGATCTGGGACAGAGGCCTCTATGGGGTAAATAGGAGGGAGGCAGAGTTGTGCCCCCTGCCCATGCTCTGGCCCTAGGTACCAGAGACCTGGAGTCAGGGGAAGAACAGAGCCAGAGAAGCATCAGATTCAAGTTTATTCATTGCACTGGGCACAAAGGGCACAGCATGGTTCTGTGCCAGGGCCCACGGCGAGGGGGCAGCAGGCCAGGTGGGGCTCTCCAGTGCCCTAGGCTGTTTCTTGGCATCACTACAGCGCTATCTTGCAGCAGCGCGCGGACGTCCAGTCAATGCCACGGCACTGGCAGTGGCAGGTGGAGTCGGAGCGAATGTCCCAGGAGCCGCAGCGCATTCCGCAGGCGCAGCCCGTGGGCTTGTAccctgtggggggatgggggaggtggggtTAGGGGAGCAGTTGGTGGCAGGATGGGAGTCATGGGGGGCAGCGAGGTGCcctgctctctcctcctccccagcacccaggGCATGGCCCTGTGGTTCCCTTGCAGCCAGGTCACTGCCCAAGCAAGGGAGGCCAGTGAGACGTCCCAGAGGTCTGGCCCAGGGGCCCACACTGGTCCCAGCTCCACAGCATCCAGTGCCCCCAGGGACTCAGGAGTGGTGTGAATGCCATTGCTcctggcactgggcagcacaTGGGCAGGGGGGCCCCAGGCAGGCTGGTGGTGCATCGCTGCCCCAGCTCCACACCCGCCCAGGACTGCAGAGAGGGTGGGGTCTGTGCCCCAggggtccctccctccctgggcctATGGGGCACTCGGGAAAGTGCTCTCACCTGCGGGGCAGGAGACAAGTGCCCCACGTGCCGAGACGTTCTGGCAGAGTAGCTTGGCTTTGGCCAGGGTGGAGGACACTGCAAGGCAAGAAGCAGAGTTGTAGCCAGCAGGACCCTGGGTGCGGaaaggctgccccctccccccaggctcagggggagagaagctgcctctgccccagctgTTACCTGGGCAGGTGTAACCCTCCCAGAGCCGCAGTGCTTGGAACTGCGTCCTGTAGCTGAGCCTCAGGCAACAGAGGCTCCTGGCCTGAGATCTGGAGGTCTCATGTTTGATGCAGATTGCCCACAGCCCCCCAGAAGAATGTTACCTGGTGGAAGCCGCTGGGCATCCAACAAGACCCCCCTGGGTTGCGAAcaaagggcaggggtggagggagcAGAAGTAATTTCTGGCTGCTTCCCCCAGCCAATACACCCTTAGGTGCTGAAACTGGGGCGCTATTGCACCCCCCCTCCGGGCTTGAAGAGGATTCCATCATATacatggtttacagtttggttcaatggctctcagctcccccacaatacaaattgttccagccccgcTGAATGCAGCCATGTCCAGGTGAGCAGCAGCCTGAGAGAGATGGTTAGAGCAACCCCAGCCAGCCCGGTTCAGCCCCTGGGGTGAGGTGGCGCTAGCTGTGCAGATGGCATCTCATGGACCCCGTCTCCAGATGCTCCCATGGGGTGACTGACCAATCCAGTGGGTCTGTgtctaaggcactggactgggctgcaggagatgtgggtttaattcctgcctctgccattgactccctttgtgaccttgagTGAGTCACATAGTCCCTCTGGACTTCCGTTCCCCTCTGTGCAATGGGGATGACAATCCATCTCTtggcagctctttggggcagggagcgtCTCACCATGGCCTGTACAGCATGACGGGGCCCAGAGCGCAGCCACTGAAATAGAACTAACACAAATGCCGGCTCCGTGCTGTGCTCAGGCCTGAACTGACGCTGAGGAACTTCAGGGAACCCCAAGGGTTTCAGCTCCCCTCGTCCTGTTTACACACtgactggggctggctgggagcagaaTGGGACAG
The DNA window shown above is from Mauremys reevesii isolate NIE-2019 linkage group 25, ASM1616193v1, whole genome shotgun sequence and carries:
- the LOC120391055 gene encoding resistin-like, yielding MPSETGSSTPSGMKAAVFLLLTLLVPAYHTEAQCIIDNVVDLKVQAAIRSIVSSTLAKAKLLCQNVSARGALVSCPAGYKPTGCACGMRCGSWDIRSDSTCHCQCRGIDWTSARCCKIAL